A genomic segment from Flavobacterium litorale encodes:
- a CDS encoding RelA/SpoT family protein: MTTIDIEQENKAIAKEYKELLRISYQTLSIDDKKLIRKAFDVAVEAHKDQRRKSGEAYIFHPIAVAKIVASEIGLGATSIASALLHDVVEDTDITVEEIEDLFNPKVAQIVEGLTKIAKVKTDQEISMQAENFRKMLLTLNDDVRVILIKIADRLHNMQTMEAMVDYKQAKIASETLYIYAPLAHRLGLYNIKNQLEDLGLKYTEPAVYNSILSKMKESKEEQDAYIESISEVLKQSLDSENIEYVIKGRPKSIYSIRRKMLNQGVTFDEVYDKFALRIIYKANQQEEKFLAWKIYSIVTDHYRPSPSRLRDWISSPKSTGYEALHITVMGPKGRWVEIQVRSERMDEIAEKGYAAHYKYKQGSDGEHGLEKWLNLLKEALENTSSNAVDFVEDFKLNLYSKEIYVFTPKGEIKSLPKGATSLDFAFSIHSEIGLHTRGTRVNGKLEPLNHVLASGDQVEVITSANQKPNPNWLDYVTTSRARNKIKSVLNESTKKIAEEGKELLKRKLRHLKVTLNENTVNELVNYFKLKTSLDLFYRVGVGTIDNQQLKDFAAMKSNTLVNFFKNKIKRTPSVPQEQLQKEEISRNYDLLVFGKNEDKLDYKLSNCCNPIPGDKVFGFITINEGIKVHKKDCPNAIRLQSNYAYRIITAKWIDSSQEEFKATIKITGMDTLGLTNALTKVVSNIMHVNIQSISLSGDAGVFNGQLTVIVQNNTILKKLMDNIKKIDGIDKVTRIPNN; the protein is encoded by the coding sequence ATGACAACAATAGATATTGAGCAAGAAAATAAGGCAATAGCCAAAGAATATAAGGAGCTTCTCCGCATTAGTTACCAAACACTTAGTATCGACGACAAAAAGCTAATCCGAAAAGCTTTTGATGTTGCTGTAGAAGCACACAAAGACCAGCGCAGGAAATCGGGAGAAGCCTACATCTTTCACCCTATTGCTGTGGCAAAAATTGTAGCGTCAGAAATTGGACTGGGTGCAACCTCTATTGCTTCCGCCCTGCTCCATGATGTAGTAGAAGATACTGATATTACCGTTGAGGAAATAGAAGACTTATTTAACCCCAAAGTAGCACAAATTGTAGAGGGATTAACTAAAATTGCTAAGGTAAAAACCGATCAAGAAATATCCATGCAGGCGGAAAACTTTCGCAAAATGCTACTCACATTAAATGATGATGTTCGGGTAATACTCATTAAAATAGCCGATAGGTTGCACAACATGCAAACTATGGAGGCTATGGTAGATTATAAGCAAGCCAAAATAGCATCAGAAACATTATACATTTATGCCCCTTTAGCGCATAGGCTAGGATTATACAACATAAAAAACCAACTTGAAGACCTAGGGCTTAAATATACTGAACCTGCCGTATACAACAGTATATTGAGCAAAATGAAGGAGAGCAAAGAGGAGCAAGATGCTTATATCGAATCGATATCGGAAGTATTAAAACAATCTCTTGATAGTGAGAATATAGAGTATGTAATAAAAGGGCGTCCAAAATCCATATACTCCATACGGCGTAAAATGCTCAACCAAGGGGTTACGTTTGATGAGGTTTACGATAAATTTGCACTCCGCATTATATACAAAGCCAACCAACAGGAAGAAAAGTTTCTTGCTTGGAAAATATACTCTATCGTTACCGACCACTACCGCCCTAGCCCTAGCCGATTGCGCGACTGGATATCATCGCCAAAATCTACAGGGTATGAGGCACTCCACATAACTGTTATGGGACCTAAAGGACGCTGGGTAGAAATACAGGTACGTAGTGAACGTATGGACGAAATAGCCGAGAAAGGCTATGCAGCACACTACAAATACAAACAGGGTAGCGACGGAGAGCATGGACTGGAAAAATGGCTCAACCTACTAAAAGAAGCACTAGAGAATACATCCAGTAACGCTGTTGATTTTGTAGAAGATTTTAAGTTGAACTTATATTCCAAAGAAATTTATGTGTTTACCCCTAAAGGCGAAATTAAATCGTTGCCTAAAGGTGCTACATCACTGGATTTTGCTTTTAGTATACACTCAGAAATTGGTTTGCATACTCGGGGTACACGCGTAAACGGGAAATTAGAGCCTTTAAACCATGTACTTGCCAGTGGCGACCAAGTGGAAGTAATTACATCTGCCAACCAAAAACCCAACCCAAACTGGTTGGACTACGTTACTACATCCAGAGCACGGAATAAAATTAAAAGTGTACTTAACGAGAGTACTAAAAAAATTGCCGAAGAAGGTAAAGAGCTACTAAAACGTAAGCTACGCCACTTAAAAGTTACACTTAACGAGAATACCGTAAACGAACTTGTTAATTATTTTAAACTCAAAACAAGCCTCGATCTTTTTTACCGTGTAGGTGTGGGTACTATTGATAACCAGCAGCTAAAAGATTTTGCTGCGATGAAGAGTAATACCCTTGTAAACTTCTTTAAAAATAAAATTAAGCGTACCCCTAGCGTACCGCAAGAGCAACTTCAAAAAGAGGAGATTAGCCGTAACTACGATTTACTGGTTTTTGGTAAAAACGAAGATAAGCTCGATTATAAATTATCCAATTGTTGCAACCCAATACCAGGCGATAAAGTTTTCGGGTTTATAACTATAAACGAGGGTATTAAAGTACATAAAAAAGATTGCCCCAATGCCATTAGGTTACAATCTAACTACGCCTACCGTATTATTACTGCCAAATGGATTGATTCTTCTCAAGAAGAGTTTAAAGCCACCATCAAAATTACAGGGATGGATACCTTGGGGCTTACCAATGCCCTTACAAAAGTGGTATCCAACATTATGCACGTAAACATACAAAGCATTTCACTCAGTGGCGATGCAGGTGTTTTTAACGGTCAGTTAACTGTAATTGTACAAAACAATACAATACTGAAAAAACTAATGGATAACATTAAAAAAATAGACGGTATTGACAAGGTAACTCGGATTCCTAATAATTGA
- a CDS encoding TrmH family RNA methyltransferase, with amino-acid sequence MKQITSIQNPYIKQLVQLQEKAKARKQSGTFLIEGQREIMLANKGGYGIETVLFVPELITENEVTRLGGRNATYIEISREVYQKLAYRDTTEGVIAVAQSKTLSLESLELGKNPLVVVAEAPEKPGNIGALLRTADAAGVDAVIIANPKTDLYNPNIIRSSVGCLFTNAIATGTTAEVIAYLNSNNIAMYCATLQNANPYHVEDYTTPTALVVGTEATGLTQEWREAAKQNIIIPMQGEIDSMNVSVAAAILIFEAKRQRGF; translated from the coding sequence ATGAAACAAATTACAAGCATACAAAACCCCTATATAAAGCAACTCGTACAGCTACAAGAAAAAGCCAAAGCACGCAAACAATCGGGTACGTTTTTAATAGAAGGGCAACGCGAAATTATGCTTGCCAACAAAGGTGGGTATGGTATAGAAACTGTACTTTTTGTACCTGAGTTAATTACTGAGAACGAAGTAACACGATTAGGCGGACGCAATGCAACGTACATCGAAATATCAAGAGAAGTATACCAAAAGCTAGCCTACCGCGATACTACCGAAGGTGTTATTGCAGTAGCACAGTCCAAGACACTTAGCTTGGAAAGCTTAGAATTAGGAAAAAATCCACTTGTTGTTGTAGCCGAAGCACCCGAAAAACCAGGTAATATTGGCGCATTATTACGTACTGCCGATGCTGCAGGTGTTGATGCCGTTATTATTGCCAACCCAAAAACCGATTTATACAACCCCAATATAATACGCTCTAGTGTAGGCTGTTTGTTTACCAATGCCATAGCTACAGGTACCACAGCAGAAGTAATAGCCTATTTAAATAGTAATAACATCGCTATGTACTGCGCCACACTACAAAATGCAAACCCTTACCATGTTGAAGATTATACTACTCCTACTGCCTTAGTAGTTGGCACAGAAGCTACAGGGTTAACACAGGAATGGCGCGAGGCTGCCAAACAGAACATAATAATCCCGATGCAGGGCGAAATCGACTCTATGAATGTGTCGGTAGCAGCAGCAATACTTATTTTTGAAGCGAAACGACAACGCGGTTTTTAA
- a CDS encoding DUF58 domain-containing protein: protein MKFFKRLYLNNFFFYLVSGIVACFIAAYFLPVLYNATWLLVYILLAFLVIDILLLFATNQRFEAERETVEKFSNGDDNSVTIKMQSGYSFAVTAKVIDEIPIQFQVRNFSISRKVKAGGTKSFEYKLRPLERGEYYFGRLNIYVRSPLQLVSRRFTFGEGQMVPNYPSYIQLRKYDLIAFSNQLSQYGLKKIRKLGHTMEFEQIKEYVSGDDIRTINWKATAKRNQLMVNQFQDERSQNVYMAIDKGRVMKMPFEGLSLLDYAINATLVLSNVILKKQDKAGMFAFSKRVENRVASERRTSQMQRILESLYNIKTDFFESDYSRLYADIKKNITQRSLILLYTNFETLDGLNRQLPYLKGIAKNHLLVVIFFENTELDSLINKSATNVQEVYDKVIAEKFAFEKRLIVNELMKYGIYSVLTKPENLTIDSINKYLEIKARGAL, encoded by the coding sequence ATGAAATTTTTTAAACGCCTATATCTCAATAATTTCTTTTTCTACCTCGTTTCGGGTATCGTAGCCTGTTTTATAGCAGCCTATTTTTTGCCAGTGCTGTACAATGCCACGTGGTTATTGGTGTATATACTGTTAGCATTTTTAGTTATCGATATTTTGCTTCTTTTTGCTACCAACCAACGTTTTGAAGCAGAGCGAGAAACTGTAGAAAAATTTTCTAATGGTGATGATAATAGCGTTACCATAAAAATGCAAAGTGGGTATTCGTTTGCTGTAACTGCAAAAGTTATTGACGAAATACCAATACAATTTCAGGTACGCAATTTTAGTATCTCACGAAAAGTAAAAGCAGGCGGTACTAAAAGTTTTGAATATAAATTACGCCCTCTAGAACGTGGCGAATATTACTTTGGTAGACTTAACATTTACGTACGCTCGCCTTTACAGCTAGTATCACGTCGCTTTACTTTTGGCGAAGGGCAAATGGTGCCTAATTACCCATCGTATATACAACTCCGTAAATACGACCTCATCGCATTTTCAAATCAACTATCACAATACGGTTTAAAAAAGATACGAAAGCTAGGGCATACTATGGAGTTTGAGCAAATAAAAGAGTATGTATCGGGCGACGATATTCGTACCATAAACTGGAAAGCCACAGCCAAGAGAAACCAATTAATGGTAAACCAGTTTCAGGACGAAAGGTCGCAAAATGTATATATGGCTATAGATAAAGGGCGTGTTATGAAAATGCCTTTTGAAGGATTGAGCCTTTTGGATTACGCTATTAACGCTACGTTGGTACTTAGCAACGTAATTTTAAAAAAGCAAGACAAGGCAGGTATGTTTGCTTTCTCCAAGCGTGTAGAAAATCGGGTAGCTTCCGAGCGTCGTACTTCACAAATGCAGCGTATACTGGAAAGTTTATACAACATTAAAACCGATTTTTTTGAAAGTGACTACAGTCGATTATATGCTGACATTAAAAAAAATATAACACAGCGTAGTCTTATACTGCTATACACTAATTTTGAAACGTTAGATGGGCTTAACCGCCAACTACCCTACCTAAAAGGTATTGCAAAAAACCACTTGTTAGTTGTTATATTTTTTGAGAATACAGAACTCGACTCGCTTATAAACAAAAGTGCAACAAACGTACAGGAAGTGTACGATAAAGTAATTGCCGAAAAGTTTGCCTTTGAAAAAAGACTTATTGTAAACGAATTAATGAAATATGGTATTTATTCGGTACTAACAAAACCCGAAAATTTAACTATTGATAGCATTAATAAATATCTCGAAATTAAAGCAAGAGGGGCATTATAA
- a CDS encoding AAA family ATPase, with the protein MPEEQQQAPIANHTASDVTTEQENDNINFQSRLDLEELKQGITAIRAEISSVIVGQHKMIDQLLVAILANGHVLLEGVPGVAKTITAKLLAKTLSLDFSRIQFTPDLMPSDILGTSVFDLSKSTFDFKKGPIFSNFILIDEINRAPAKTQAALFEVMEERQITVEGETYKMEAPFLTIATQNPIEQEGTYRLPEAQLDRFLFKITIDYPNLDEEITILQRENALQNKGKLQNIKEILSQQNIIKYQELVKQIVVEPQLIEYIAKIVSNTRENGFLYLGASPRASIAILNAAKGYAALRGRDFVTPEDIKDSAIPVLQHRVVVAPEREMEGLTSPEIITQIIDSVEIPR; encoded by the coding sequence ATGCCCGAAGAGCAACAGCAAGCCCCTATAGCAAACCACACAGCAAGTGATGTAACTACAGAGCAGGAAAATGATAACATTAACTTCCAGTCGCGACTGGATTTAGAGGAGTTAAAACAAGGTATTACTGCTATTAGAGCCGAAATAAGCTCGGTAATTGTAGGGCAGCATAAAATGATCGATCAACTTTTGGTAGCCATACTCGCCAACGGTCATGTATTGCTCGAAGGGGTACCCGGTGTAGCCAAAACAATTACAGCAAAATTGCTGGCAAAAACCTTATCGTTAGATTTTAGCCGAATACAGTTTACACCCGACCTTATGCCGTCGGACATATTGGGTACATCGGTATTCGATTTATCAAAATCTACTTTCGATTTCAAAAAAGGACCTATATTCTCCAATTTCATATTAATTGACGAAATTAACCGTGCCCCAGCCAAAACGCAGGCTGCACTATTTGAGGTAATGGAAGAACGCCAAATAACGGTAGAAGGAGAAACCTACAAAATGGAAGCTCCTTTTTTAACCATTGCCACACAAAACCCTATTGAGCAAGAAGGAACCTATCGTTTACCTGAGGCGCAACTCGACCGTTTTTTGTTTAAAATTACTATCGACTACCCTAACCTCGATGAAGAGATTACCATACTACAGCGCGAAAACGCGCTGCAAAACAAGGGTAAGCTACAAAACATAAAAGAAATACTATCGCAGCAAAATATAATTAAGTACCAAGAGTTGGTAAAACAAATTGTTGTAGAGCCACAACTTATAGAATATATTGCCAAAATTGTAAGTAACACGCGCGAAAATGGCTTTTTATATCTAGGCGCATCGCCACGTGCCTCTATTGCAATACTAAATGCGGCAAAGGGATATGCAGCACTTAGGGGCAGAGATTTTGTAACGCCCGAAGATATTAAGGACTCGGCAATACCCGTATTACAACACCGCGTAGTAGTAGCGCCAGAACGCGAAATGGAAGGCTTAACAAGCCCCGAAATAATAACACAAATAATTGATAGCGTAGAAATACCCCGTTAA
- a CDS encoding DUF4350 domain-containing protein, with the protein MNKQLTIYIVLLVITLGIIITIDANKPKPINWEPTYNTKDKIPLGLYVLDNEIDGLFKNQKVERFNITPYEFFDATYDYETKKYNANGTLINISEKNELDRESVNELLYFAEHGNTVLMSMKTFPNVLLDTLNVVTDRGYYIKDSIAVYLDTPVGTPKKHFFNEGAGLDYFKSIDTLTTTVLGYQSYTNKTQTNFISVPFGKGKFLLHTQPAAFTNFYLLKNNYHQYAEGILGYVPQQDVYWSTGSIYNSRVSGSKLRYMLEQPGFKSAFYIGLIAILIFIIFNAKRRQRIIPEIPPVKNTTIDFAKTIGNLYYQEGNHHTIIEKKIIYLLEKIRNDYLIDTHTLDDAFIEKLQLKTGKPITDIQKAVHLIKKHRHQFESTDADVIAINKAIEKIGL; encoded by the coding sequence ATGAATAAGCAACTCACCATTTATATCGTACTACTTGTAATTACACTAGGGATAATTATAACCATAGATGCCAATAAACCCAAACCTATAAACTGGGAGCCTACTTATAACACTAAAGATAAAATTCCGTTAGGATTGTACGTATTAGATAATGAAATTGACGGACTTTTTAAGAACCAAAAAGTAGAGCGGTTTAACATTACACCCTATGAGTTTTTTGACGCTACTTACGATTATGAAACAAAAAAATACAACGCTAACGGGACACTTATAAATATTAGCGAAAAAAATGAACTTGACAGAGAATCGGTAAATGAACTGCTCTATTTTGCAGAGCACGGCAATACCGTACTAATGAGCATGAAAACGTTTCCAAACGTGTTGCTCGATACGCTTAACGTAGTTACTGATAGGGGTTATTATATAAAAGATTCGATAGCAGTATACTTAGATACGCCAGTAGGTACACCTAAAAAACACTTTTTTAACGAAGGCGCTGGTCTTGATTATTTTAAGAGTATCGATACACTTACTACCACTGTATTGGGTTACCAAAGCTACACCAACAAAACACAAACCAATTTTATTAGCGTACCCTTTGGTAAAGGCAAGTTTTTACTGCACACCCAACCCGCAGCTTTCACCAATTTTTATCTGCTAAAAAACAACTATCATCAATATGCTGAGGGTATACTCGGGTATGTACCACAACAAGATGTGTACTGGAGTACAGGTAGTATTTATAACAGTCGTGTTTCAGGCTCAAAATTGCGCTACATGCTGGAGCAACCAGGGTTTAAGTCCGCTTTCTATATAGGGCTAATAGCCATCTTAATTTTTATAATTTTCAATGCAAAGCGTAGGCAACGTATAATTCCCGAAATTCCGCCTGTTAAAAACACAACTATCGATTTTGCCAAAACCATAGGTAACTTATATTATCAGGAGGGTAACCACCACACCATAATAGAAAAGAAAATTATTTACCTCCTCGAAAAAATACGTAACGATTATCTTATCGATACACACACGTTAGATGATGCATTTATCGAAAAATTACAGCTAAAAACAGGCAAACCCATTACGGATATACAAAAAGCAGTACATTTAATAAAAAAACACAGGCACCAGTTTGAGAGCACCGATGCCGATGTAATAGCTATTAATAAAGCCATTGAAAAAATAGGATTATGA
- a CDS encoding DUF4129 domain-containing protein, with protein sequence MNKILIYLLHLAMPVLYATPTVQDTIATEKKEVITVAQDSTLVTTEYTFTEGFKNNYTDDAFQYEPKTKAKNDWDRFWESVAEFFDSLFKTGEKSESSGIGTFLTYFIAGAIVLFAVYMIARAVLNEGGGWIFGKSAKKIIVQDIDGEDIHEMDFPSLIETTIGNEDYRLAIRYYYLWLLKRLSEREIIEWHYDKTNSEYAYEIKNTDLREKFQYLSYVYDYSWYGEFPINENAFTKVRKVFRETLNTL encoded by the coding sequence TTGAATAAAATACTTATATATCTGCTACATTTGGCAATGCCAGTGCTTTATGCTACCCCTACTGTACAAGATACTATTGCTACAGAAAAAAAAGAGGTAATTACGGTAGCGCAAGACAGTACTTTGGTTACAACTGAATATACTTTTACAGAAGGTTTTAAAAATAATTATACTGATGATGCTTTCCAGTACGAGCCTAAAACAAAAGCGAAAAATGATTGGGATCGATTTTGGGAATCTGTAGCAGAATTTTTTGATAGTTTATTTAAAACAGGAGAAAAATCGGAAAGTTCAGGAATAGGCACTTTCCTTACTTATTTTATAGCAGGTGCCATTGTATTATTTGCAGTATACATGATAGCACGTGCTGTATTGAATGAAGGAGGCGGATGGATATTCGGAAAATCTGCAAAGAAAATAATAGTGCAAGATATTGATGGCGAAGATATACACGAAATGGACTTCCCGTCGTTAATAGAAACCACAATTGGCAACGAAGATTATAGGCTCGCCATACGCTACTATTATTTATGGCTATTAAAAAGATTATCTGAAAGAGAAATCATCGAATGGCATTACGATAAAACAAACTCTGAATATGCTTACGAAATAAAAAATACCGATTTACGAGAAAAATTCCAGTACTTATCGTATGTATACGATTATAGCTGGTATGGCGAATTTCCAATCAACGAAAATGCTTTTACAAAAGTGCGAAAAGTGTTTCGCGAAACCTTAAATACGTTATAA